One stretch of Eupeodes corollae chromosome 2, idEupCoro1.1, whole genome shotgun sequence DNA includes these proteins:
- the LOC129945247 gene encoding uncharacterized protein LOC129945247: MARRAASNQAVSDITFSDDEDDGDFSGSESVFEPPDDDSNTEDDKDTSSESSENDQNVPTSWSNPEPSFEPRLKVSSCRDSIVNDDFNRVDTSLIMQKKKRTTKIKLTDEGEIKIVIGLKMSRLEMRQYKMQFHGIEKPDGAGKTYYIDDIVECLKHRFLRARQDSPFESSDESMTEFKGRSSLKQYMPLKPTKRGIKMWLRCDALSGYTYDFNIYSGHEEQVLKGTLGERVVNTLAETIKEKDVRLCFDRFFTSIHLLESLKQAALGTIMTNHKGLPIIHQKLKKR; the protein is encoded by the exons ATGGCCAGAAGAGCTGCGTCAAATCAAGCTGTGTCTGACATAACGTTTTccgatgatgaggatgatggaGATTTCAGTGGTAGTGAAAGCGTTTTTGAACCACCAGACGATGATTCTAATACAGAAGACGATAAGGACACTTCTTCAGAATCCAGTGAAAATGACCAAAATGTTCCCACTTCTTGGTCTAATCCCGAACCGTCTTTTGAGCCCCGACTGAAGGTTAGTTCTTGCCGCGATTCAATTGTAAATGACGACTTCAATCGTGTTGACACCTCactg AttatgcaaaagaaaaaacgtacaaccaaaataaaactaactgaTGAgggagaaataaaaattgttattggtCTAAAAATGTCTCGCTTAGAAATGAGGCAATACAAAATGCAATTTCACGGGATCG AAAAGCCTGATGGAGCAGGAAAAACGTATTACATTGATGATATAGTAGAATGCTTGAAGCACCGGTTCTTGAGAGCAAGACAAGACAGCCCCTTCGAGAGCAGTGACGAGTCTATGACCGAGTTCAAAGGCCGTTCATCGCTGAAGCAGTACATGCCACTAAAGCCTACCAAACGTGGAATAAAAATGTGGCTGCGTTGCGATGCTTTGAGTGGTTATACGTATGACTTCAATATTTACAGCGGTCATGAAGAACAGGTATTAAAAGGAACGTTAGGGGAACGTGTTGTAAATACGCTGGCAGAGACAATCAAGGAGAAAGACGTTAGACTTTGTTTCGATCGCTTTTTTACAAGTATACATTTGCTTGAAAGCCTGAAACAAGCTGCTCTTGGTACTATTATGACTAACCACAAGGGCTTACCGATTattcatcaaaaattaaaaaaaaggtga